A window from Balaenoptera musculus isolate JJ_BM4_2016_0621 chromosome 8, mBalMus1.pri.v3, whole genome shotgun sequence encodes these proteins:
- the LOC118898704 gene encoding glycine N-acyltransferase-like isoform X2, which produces MLHLQGPQMLQMLEKYLRKSLPESLKVYGTTFHINQGNPFKLKALVDKWPDFNTVVIRPQEQEMTDDLDHYTNTYQVYSKDPKKCQEFLGLPEVINWKQHLQIQSSQSSLDDVIKNLAAIKLGKVTQTQCFLYMVSETAKKLATSLLDEKNVSPNGDKYKSIHQKVLKLSSLDPTHAALVNKFWHFGGNERSQRFIERCIWAFPTFCLLGPEGTPVSWALMDQTGELRMAGTIPEYRAQGLITYLTYVQIQALDKLGFPMYSHVDRANHIMQKLSFNLQSISVPCDWNQWNFVPL; this is translated from the exons GTTTATGGGACCACCTTCCACATAAACCAAGGAAACCCTTTCAAGCTAAAGGCCCTGGTGGACAAGTGGCCTGATTTTAATACAGTGGTTATCCGCCCTCAGGAGCAG GAGATGACAGATGACCTTGATCACTACACCAATACTTATCAAGTCTACTCCAAGGACCCTAAGAAATGTCAGGAATTCCTTGGTTTGCCAGAAGTCATCAACTGGAAGCAACATTTGCAGATTCAAA GTTCACAATCCAGCCTGGATGATGTGATAAAAAATCTTGCGGCTATTAAATTGGGCAAGGTGACGCAAACACAGTGCTTTCTCTATATGGTCTCTGAGACAGCAAAGAAATTGGCTACTTCCTTGCTGGATGAAAAAAACGTATCACCCAATGGTGATAAATACAAGTCCAT CCATCAAAAGGTGTTGAAACTCTCATCCCTGGATCCTACCCACGCTGCCTTGGTGAATAAATTTTGGCATTTTGGTGGCAATGAGAGGAGCCAGCGATTCATCGAGCGCTGTATCTGGGCCTTCCCCACCTTCTGCCTGCTGGGGCCTGAGGGGACCCCTGTGTCCTGGGCCCTGATGGACCAGACAGGAGAGCTGCGGATGGCAGGCACCATACCTGAGTACCGGGCCCAGGGCCTCATCACCTACCTCACCTATGTCCAGATTCAGGCTCTAGACAAACTTGGCTTCCCCATGTATTCCCATGTAGATAGGGCCAATCACATCATGCAAAAACTGAGCTTCAACCTGCAGAGTATCTCCGTGCCCTGTGACTGGAACCAGTGGAACTTTGTACCTCTGTGA